A stretch of DNA from Candidatus Pseudomonas phytovorans:
CACCGATAAAACCACAAATGGCCGGCAGCGAAGCGATGATGCCCGCTTTAAGGATGGTCATCCCGCGTTCCTGCACCAGATACACCGGGAACCAGGTGAGGAAGAAGTAGGTGATGGCGTTGATGCAGTACTGGCCCAGGTATACGCCCAACAGCATGCGGCTGGTCAGCAGTTGCTTGATGTAACCCCATTTCGGGCCGTCGTTGCCGCGTTTCTGGTCCATGTCCACCAGGCCACCGTTCTGCTCGATGTGCTCAAGCTCGCTTTGGCTGATGCGCGGGTGTTGCTTGGGGTTGTAAATGGTTTTCATCCACACGAACGAGAACAGGATGCCAAGCACGCCCATGACCACGAACACATGTTCCCAGCCAAAGGTGAAGACGATCCAGCCCATGATCGGGGCGAACAGTGCGGTGGCGAAGTACTGCGCCGAGTTGAAGATTGCCGAGGCTGTGCCACGTTCTGCAGTGGGAAACCAGGCCGCAACGATACGGGCGTTGCCGGGGAACGACGGGGCTTCGGCAAAACCGACCAGAAAGCGCAGGGTGAACAGGGTGACTACAGCCCAGGCTACCGGCAAGCCACCGACAAAACCCTGCAGCAGGGTGAACAGCGACCAGGTGAAGATGCTGAAGGCGTAGACGTTCTTGGAGCCGAAGCGATCGAGCAGCCAGCCACCAGGAATCTGGCCAGCCACGTAAGCCCATCCGAAGGCGGAGAAAACATAGCCGAGGGTTACGGCGTCAATGCCGAGGTCTTTTTGCAGGCTGGAGCCTGCGATTGCAATGGTGGCGCGGTCGGCATAGTTGATCGTGGTCACCAGAAACAGCATGAACAGGATCAGGTAGCGCACATGCGTCTTCTTAGTCGCTTGCATGCTGGTAATACTCCCACTAGTTATTTTTGTGCGGGCTCACGAATTGTAACCGGAGTGGGGGCTTCCCACTCCGGGTGCGGCATTGGCAGGCCGCAGGGGTTCGCTTATTGCGGACCCATCTTGTCCATAAGGGCGGCGAGCATTTCGTATTCTTCTGCAGTCAGGTCGGTCAGCGGCGTGCGTACCGGGCCTGCGTCGTAACCGGCGATTTTTGCGCCTGCCTTGACGATACTCACGGCGTAGCCGGCCTTGCGGTTGCGGATGTCCAGGTACGGCAGGAAGAAGTCGTCGATCAGCTTGCCAACGGTGGCGTGATCTTCACGGGCGATAGCGTTATAGAAGTCCATCGCGGTCTTCGGCACGAAGTTGAACACGGCCGAGGAGTACACCGGTACGCCCAGGGCCTTGTAGGCGGCAGCATACACTTCGGCGGTCGGCAGGCCTCCCAGGTAGCTGAAACGATCACCCAGACGGCGACGGATCGACACCATCAGTTCGATATCACCCAGGCCATCCTTGTAGCCGATCAGGTTCGGGCAGCGCTCGGCGAGTTTTTCCAGCAGGTCGGCGTTCAGGCGGCAGACGTTGCGGTTGTAGACCACTACACCGATCTTCACCGATTTGCACACGGCTTCGACGTGGGCGGCAACACCGTCCTGGCTGGCTTCGGTCAGGTAGTGCGGCAGCAGCAGCAGGCCTTTGGCACCCAGGCGCTCGGCTTCTTGCGCATATTCGATGGCCTGGCGGGTGGAGCCACCAACGCCGGCAAGGATAGGCACCGAGGTAGCGCAGGTGTCGACGGCAGTCTTGATCACCTGGCTGTATTCGCTGGCGGCCAGGGAGAAGAACTCACCGGTGCCGCCGGCGGCGAACAGGGCGCTGGCGCCGTAGGGGGCAAGCCATTCCAGGCGCTTGATGTAGCCAGCCTGGTGGAAGTCGCCCTGGGCGTTGAAGTCGGTGACCGGGAAAGACAGCAGGCCGTGGGAGAGGATGGATTTCAGTTCTTGTGGATTCATTGTTGTTGGCATCCTGTGGCGCTTGGGTGAAGGGTGTTGTTCTGCGTTGGAGGTAAGTTATCGTACAACCTGTGCGATGACTAGTCCCTGCTTGAGATTTTTTTGTAGGGGGTGGGACAGAGGTGTGGTCGCCTGTACCGGCCTCTTCGCGGGCACGCCCGCGGAGAGGCCGGTACAGGCGAGGCATAACGGAAGGAAAAGACGCCGATTGCAGATTTCCGGCAATCAGTCATCGTATCTCTTGGTGGGGGAGGGGAAAAAACGATCGCGGAGACAGGCACAAGCCCGCCGCCCGCATCCACGGGAAGTGTTCTGGGACCAGCAGAGGGTGACCGGGGAAACGGGGGCGGCCTTGCGCCGCCCCGCGATCAAAGCAGAGGCAACTGAAGGTCAGGCAGCGTGCTGGCGCTTGATCTGCGCCTTGCGTACCTGGGCCCGGCAAGCATCGCCGAAGGCCTTGAACATCTTGATCGAATCAGGGTTTTTCGCAGCTTGCCACTCCGGATGCCACTGCACCGCGAACAGGAACGGCGAAATGCTCGGGGCGTGAATGGCTTCGACCAGGCCGTCTTCGGCGAGGGCGATGGCTTCGAGGCCGGCGCCGAGCGTGCGCAGGCCTTGGCCATGCAGCGAGTTGACGCGAATCTCATCGGTACCCAGGGTGTCACGCAGCCAGCTGCCCGGCTTGATCTTCACCCCGTGTACCTGGGCGTACTGCACTTCAACCGGGTCTTCCGGGTTTTCCCGGTGGTCGTTGAAGCCAGGCTCGGCGTACACCTTCTGGTAGATGTCGCCACCCAGGGCCACGTTGATTTCCTGCATGCCACGGCAGATACCGAAGATGGGCAGGCCACGCTTGATCGCCGCTTTCACCAGCGGAATGTCGAACAGGTCGCGGTTCTGGTCCTGGCCCTTGCCTGGGGTTTCGTTTTCCTGGCCGTACAGGGCCGGGTCGATGTTGCTGCCGGCGCCGGTCAGGTACACGCCATCGGCCATGTCCAGATAGGTGTCGAGGTCTTCAGTGCCGCAGCAAGTGGGCACCAGCACCGGGACACAATCAGAGAACTCGACCAGCGGGGTGATGTATTTGTGGGTCATGACCTGATAGTCATGGCCTTTGCGCTCTTGGCTGCCCATGGTCATCAGGACGACGGGTTTGCGCAGGGAAGGTTGCTTGTTGCCAATGTTGCTGTTGGACATATGTCACCTTGGGACAGGTTCAGCCTGTCGTTGTTGTGCAGGTGCACGGCGCGGGGCCCTGGGTGCAGCCTGTAGCTCCGAGCACTGCCGGCTCGTCAGAGGCGACGATTCCGGTCGGGGCATGTAGATAGCTTGCCAGAGCCGTTCGATATGTCAAACGACTGAAGAGCGCTTTAACGCGGGGAATGCACCGGTTTTTGGGGGTTAAAAACGGTGCACGCCTGTGGCGGCGTGGGTTTGGCAGGGGTGACGGTCAATAATATTTAACGATGCAGTTGGGTCTTTGCAGCGGTGCAATGAAGTACTGCTGTCTCGGCCTCTTCGAGTCGTCGAGCCACCCCGAAGAGGCCGGTTCAGATTTTAGTGGAGTATCTGCGCCAGGAACGCTTTGGCCCGCTCGGTACGGGGCTGGCTGAAGAACACCTGCGGTGGGCTGTCTTCAATGATCTGCCCACCCTCCAGGAACAGCACTCGCTCGGCCACTTGCCGGGCAAAGCCCATTTCATGCGTGACGCAGAGCATGGTCATGCCAGTGCCGGCCAGTTGCACCAGTACATCCAGCACCTCGGCAACCATTTCCGGGTCCAGTGCAGAGGTGGGCTCGTCAAACAGCATGATCCGCGGCTTCATGCACAGTGCCCGGGCAATCGCCACGCGCTGCTGCTGGCCGCCTGACAGCTGGCTGGGGTACTTGTGCGCCTGGCTTTCGATACCCACTTTGCTCAGGTACATGCGTGCCCGTTCCTCGGCGTCCTTGCGCGACAGCCCGCGTACGCTGGTGGGGGCCAGCAGGCAGTTGTCGAGCACGCTCATGTGCGGGAACAGGTTGAAATGCTGGAACACCATGCCGATGTCGCTGCGCACCTGCGCCGCTTCACGGGTGGTGGCGGCCAGGTCGATGCCGTCCACCTGGATGTTGCCCTGCTGGGCCACTTCCAGGCGGTTGATACAGCGGATCAGGGTCGACTTGCCCGAGCCGGACGGCCCGCACAGCACGATGCGTTCGCCTTCGCGCACCTGCAGGTCGATGTTGTGCAGCACCTGGAACGCGCCGTAGTGCTTGTTCAGGCCTTCGATGCGGATCAGCACCGGGCGTGGATCGGGCTCGGGGGCAAGGCTTGCAAGGCTCAATGATGCGGTCATGTTGTTTTTCTCCCGCGTGGGTTCAGTCGAAACGGGTCGCGCTGTAGGGCGCGGGGTCGGTAAAAGGGCGCTCGCCGGTGATCAGCTCGGCCACCAGCCGGCCACTGACCGGGCCCAGGGTGAGGCCGTGGTGGGCGTGGCCAAAGTTGAACCACAGCCCCGGGTGGCGCGCTGCGGGGCCAATCACCGGGCGCATGTCGGGCAGGCATGGGCGGCGGCCCAGCCACGGCGTGTCGTCCAGGCGCTCCCCCAGGGCCGGGAACAGCTTGCGTGCCAGGGCCTCGCAGCGGCCCAGTTGTATCTGGTTGCCGGGTGCGTTGCTGGCGTCGAACTCGATGCCGGTGGTCAGGCGCACGCCACGCGCCATCGGCGCCAGCACGTAGCCGCCTTGGGTGTCGCAGATTGAATGCTCGAGCGTCGCACCGTCACGGGTGCTGTAGTGCATGTGATAGCCCCGCTTGATCGCCAGCGGAATCGGGTAGCCCAGGCCGCTGAACAGGTCGGCCGACTGCGGGCCGAGGCAGGCCACCACCTCGTCGGCGGTAATTGGGCCACGGCGGCTCTCTACCCGCCATTGGCCGTTGGCCTGGCGCAGGCTTCGGGCATCACCATGCAGGAACTGCCCACCGCGCTGCAAGAACAGCGCCGCATAACCGCGGGTGAGGGCGCCGGGGTTGTTCACGGTCTTGGGGTCGAGCCAGTGGATGCCGCCGACCACAGTGGTGTCCAGCTGATGCTCGCGGGCCTGCAACTGCCCGCATTCGAGGATTTCAAATTGCAGGCCATAGCGGCTCAGGCCTTTGGCGTCCGTCTTGGCCTGCTCGAACAGTGCAGGGTCACGGAACACTTCGATCCAGCCTTTGGCCTGCACCAGCCCTTCAAGGCCGGCGGCTTCAATCAACGCGTCGTGTTCTTCGATGCAGCGCGACACCAGTGGAAGCATGTCGGCGGCAGCACCCGCCAGGCGCCCAGGGGCCGACTGGCGCCAGTAGCGCCACAGCCACGGCGCGGCCTTGGGCAGGTGTGCCAGGCTGTAGCGCACATCGGGCTGGCGGTTCAGGCCGTAGCGCACCAAGGCTCCCAACTGCCGGGGGAAGGCGTAGGGGATAACGCTGGAGCGCTCGATCAGCCCGGCGTTGCCATGGCTGGTGCCGCTGCCGGGTTCGTCGCGGTCGATCAGGACGACCTGGCGCCCGCGGGCCTGCAAGTGCAGGGCGGTGCAGACGCCGACGATACCGGCGCCGAGGACAAGGGTCTGGCAATGCATGGAACGTATCCTTCGGTCAGTTCAGGTGGCGGCCCAGGCGGCCTTCCAGGTGTTTCAGCAGGCGCCGCACCAGTTCGACGATCACCAGGTAGAGCACGGCGGCCCAGAGGTAGATCTGGAAGTCGAAACTGCGCGAGAAGGCCAGTTTGGTCACGCCCATCAGGTCGTAGATGGTCACCAGCGAGGCAATCGCGCTGGCCTTGATCATCAGGATCAGTTCGTTACCCAGCGGGCCGATGGCCACCAGCAACGACTGCGGCAGAATTACCTTGAAAAAGGTGGTTGAACGCTTCAGGTTCAGCGCCCGTGCCGCCTCGTGCTGCCCCGGCGCGACGGCCATCAGGCTGCCGCGGAAGATCTCTGCCTGGTAGGCGGCGGTGTTCAGGGTGAAGGCCAGCAAGGTGCAGAACCACGCCTCGCGGAAAAACCACCACAGGCCGACGTCCTGCCAGAAGCCCTTGAGCGAACCCAGGCCGTAATACAGCAGAAACAGCTGGGCCAGCAGCGGCGAGCCGCGGAAGAAGTACACGTAGCCGGCGGCCATGCGTTGCAGCAGCAAGCTGCGTGACATGCGCGCCAGGGCCAGCAACAGTCCGAGCACCGCGCCCAGGCTAAACGAAATGGCCACCAGTTTGGCGGTTACCAGCAGGCCATCGAGAAAACGTGGGCCGTAGCGTTCCAGCAGGTCGGGGTCGAGCACCAGTGCCAGCAGTTGTTCGAAGCTCATGCCCGTGCTCCTTGCAGGTGGCGGTTACTGCGCCGTTCGATGAAGGCGAACACGCGCCCGGAAAGCGCTGCGAACAGCAAGTAGCCCACGCAGGCAACGCCATAGAAGAACATCGGTTCCTTGGTCACGCTGACGGCCAGGTTGGTCTGGCGCATCAGGTCGACCAGCGAAATGGTCGACACCAGCGAGGTGTCTTTCAGCAGCGACAGCCAGTTGTTTGACAGGCCGGGCAGGGCGATACGGGTCAGTTGTGGCAGCAGCACCTTGAAGAAGCCGGTTCGTTTGCTCAGGCCCAGCGCCGAGCAGGCTTCCAGCTGGCCTTTGGGCAAGGTCTTGAAGGCCGCCAGCCAGATCTCGCTGGAGAACGCAGCGAACACCAGGCTGAAGGCAACCATCGCGGCAAGGAAGGTATTGATCAGAAACTCGCCTTCATAGCCCATGGCAGCGAGGATCTTCTGTGCGGCGATCTGGCAGCCGTAATAGATGATGAGCAGCGTCAGCAGCTCGGGCAGGCCGCGGAACACGGTGGAAAACGTGGTGGCCCAGGCGCGTGGCAGGCGTTTGCGCGAGCGCGCCGCCAAGGCGACCACCAGGCCCAGCGGCAGGCCGATGGGCAGGCAGGCCAAGGCCAGTGAAACGGTAACCAGGGCGCCGGCCAGCAGCGCCTGGCCCCAGCCTCCGCTGGCGAAGGACAGCAAGGACAATTGATCGAGCATGACGAACACCTTGTGTTGACCTCACCGGCCTTATCGCTGGCAAGCCAGCTCCCACAGGGACTGCGCATCCTTCAGGCCTTGTGCGGTCCTGTGGGAGCTGGCTTGCCGGCGATAGGGCCCGGTCAGGCGATGCGGGCTCTAAGGTCAGTTGTAGATATCGAAAGCAAAGTACTTGCTGGCGATCTTCTGGTAGGTGCCGTTGGCCACGATCTGTTGCAGCGCGGTGTTCAGGCGCTGGCGCAGGGCTTCATCGTCCTTGCGCACGGCAATGGCAGCATCGGCCTTGGTCTCGGCGACGTCGCCAAGGATCTTGCAGCAGTCCCCGCCGTTCTTGGTCATCCACTCGTGCAGCGGGAATTTGTCGGCAATCACCCCGTCCAGGCGTCCGGCGGCCAGGTCGGCGTTGGCTTCGTCCATGGTCGGGTACAGCTTTACATCGGCACCGGCCTTGCCGTACACGTCTTCGGCGTAGATCGCCTGGGTGGACGACGACTGGGCGCCGACGGTGTAGCCGACGAAGTCGGTCTGGGCGCTGTCGATCTTGCTGTCCTTGGCTACCGCCACCGTCAGCGGAGTGCGGTAGTAGTGGTCAGTGAAGGCGATTTTCTTGCGCCGCTCTGCGGTGTCGATCATCGACGCGACCACCGCGTCATACTTGCGCGCCATCAGCGCCGGAATAATCCCTTCCCAGTCCTGGGCCACCAGCGTGCACTCGACTTTCATCTGTTCGCACAGGGCATGGGTGATGTCGATATCGAAGCCATGCAGCTTGTTATCGGCGTCTACATAGTTGAAGGGCGGGTACGCGCCCTCGGTGGCGAAGCGCAGGGTTTCGGCACTGGCGGCACCCGTCAGCAGCAGGGCACACGCACCCACCAAGGCCATGGTCTTGTTCATCTCGCACCTCATTGCACTCTTGCTATTGTTGTTTGCCCGTTGGCCACGAGGTGTAGCCGACGAATTCGTTATGTAGAGCGGCAGTCGCTTCCAAGCGTTTTTCAACATCAGGCCCGAGTTTCTTGCAGACCTCGTTGACCATCAGGTGCACCCACGACAGCATGGTCGAGGTGGATTCCCAGAACAGATTGAACTCGGTGGGGATGCGGAACACCTCGTCGGCGTTGGCATCGGCCCAGTCACAGAAAGTGTCGGTCACCAGGGTGACCGCAATGCCCGCCTCGCGCGCCTTCTGGCACAGTTGCAGGGCGTGACGGGAATAACGGCGGGCCTCGAACACTACCAAGGCACTGTCTTCGGCGCGGCCCAGCAACACCTCGCCGAAGTGCCCGGCGCTGATATCTACCAGCTGCACGCCATCGCGCAGGTATTGCAGCAGGTGGCTCATGCACATGGCGATGCCACGCTCGGTCTGGAAACCGGCGATGAACACCCGCGGCTTGCTTGCCAGGCGTTGCGCTACGCTGTGCCAGGTCGGGCTCTGGCGGTATTCGTGGACGCGCATCAAGGCGGCGATTTCCAGCTCCAGGCTGCCGGCGTTGTCACTGGCGTCCTGGTTCTGGCGATAATCCTGCAGGCGGTCGCCCACCAGCCAGGGGCCATCGCCCAGATTGTTTTGCAGGTCTTGCTTGAGCGCCTTGAGATGGGCATAACCCAGTGAGCGGCAGAAGCGCCCGACGCTGGATTCGCTGACGCCCAGCTTGGCGGCAATGCTGGCCGAAGTCTGGAACGGCAGTTCGTGCAGGTTGGCAAGCATGTAGGTGGCGATCTGGCGACCCGAGGCAGCGGCCCCTTCGAGGCTGTTTTCCAGGCGTTGCTTGATCGGTTGGCTCATGCTGCGGCTCCAGGGGTAGGGCGTGGAAAGAAAATGAATGTTTTCTGTCATCAAGTCAATGTTTGACAGAATGCTGTCACATGCAGGAAAGTTTTTGTCGTTGCAACGCTGTAGCCATCCCAAAATCAACAAGGAGCTTCAGATGTCCGCACCTTCCACCGGCAGCGTCGTGCGCGTGCCTTTTACCGAGCTCCAGAACCTTTTGCAGGCCATTTTCCAGCGTCATGGGTGCAGCGAGGCCGTGGCCCGGGTGCTGGCTCACAACTGTGCCAGCGCCCAGCGCGATGGTGCCCACAGCCACGGGGTGTTCCGCATACCTGGCTATGTCTCGACCTTGGCCAGTGGCTGGGTCGATGGCCAGGCCACACCCAAGGTCAACGACGTGGCTGCAGGCTATGTGCGTGTCGATGCTGCGGGCGGTTTTGCCCAGCCGGCACTGGCGGCGGCCCGTGAGCTGTTGGTGGCCAAGGCGCGCAACGCCGGCATTGCCGTGCTGGCGATTCACAACTCGCACCACTTTGCCGCGTTGTGGCCTGATGTAGAGCCGTTCGCCGAAGAGGGCCTGGTGGCCCTGAGCGTGGTCAACAGCATGACCTGCGTGGTGCCGCATGGTGCACGCAAGCCACTGTTCGGTACCAACCCCATCGCTTTTGCTGCGCCTTGTGCCGAACATGACCCGATCGTCTTCGACATGGCCACCAGCGCCATGGCCCACGGCGACGTCCAGATTGCCGCGCGTGCCGGTCAGCAACTGCCGGAAGGCATGGGCGTGGATGCCAATGGCGAACCGACCACCGAGCCCAAGGCGATTCTGGAAGGCGGCGCCTTGCTGCCGTTTGGCGGGCACAAAGGCTCGGCGCTGTCGATGATGGTCGAACTGCTGGCGGCGGCGCTGACCGGCGGTAATTTCTCCTGGGAGTTCGATTGGTCGGGGCACCCTGGGGCGAAGACGCCATGGACCGGGCAATTGATCATCGTCATCGACCCGAGCAAAGCCGAGGGCGAGCGCTTTGCCCAGCGCAGCCGTGAGCTGGTGGAGCAGATGCAGGCAGTGGGGCTGACGCGTATGCCGGGTGAGCGCCGCTACCGCGAGCGCGAGGTGGCTGAGGAGGAGGGGGTTGCGGTGACTGAGCAGGAGTTGCAGGGCCTGAAAGAGCTGCTTGGCTGACCCGGCCTCTTCGCGGGCACGCCCGCTCCCACAGGGGCTGCACAGGTTTCAAGGGCAGCGTTATCACTGTGGGAGCGGGTTCACCCGCGAAGGATCCTGCACAGATCTCTAGCCATGCAATGTTGCATAGACAACCTTGCACAATCGTGGATGTTCCTGAGCCCGCACTACGGGTATGCTCGGGTCTGCCTTTTCGAACTGTCCTGATCCAAGGAGTTGCACGCTGTGTTCAAACATGTCGATGCCTATGCCGGCGACCCGATCCTCTCGTTGATGGAAACCTTCAAGGCCGACCCGCGCGCCGACAAGGTCAACCTGAGCATCGGCCTGTATTACGATGAGGCCGGTGTGGTGCCGCAACTGGCGGCGGTGGATGCGGTGGAAAAACGCATGGCCGGCCAGGACCACGAAGCATCCCTCTACCTGCCAATGGAAGGCCTGGCCAGCTACCGCCAGGCGATCCAGGCGCTGCTGTTCGGTGCCGATCACCCGGCCG
This window harbors:
- a CDS encoding gamma-glutamyl-gamma-aminobutyrate hydrolase family protein (Members of this family of hydrolases with an active site Cys residue belong to MEROPS family C26.), coding for MSNSNIGNKQPSLRKPVVLMTMGSQERKGHDYQVMTHKYITPLVEFSDCVPVLVPTCCGTEDLDTYLDMADGVYLTGAGSNIDPALYGQENETPGKGQDQNRDLFDIPLVKAAIKRGLPIFGICRGMQEINVALGGDIYQKVYAEPGFNDHRENPEDPVEVQYAQVHGVKIKPGSWLRDTLGTDEIRVNSLHGQGLRTLGAGLEAIALAEDGLVEAIHAPSISPFLFAVQWHPEWQAAKNPDSIKMFKAFGDACRAQVRKAQIKRQHAA
- the kdgD gene encoding 5-dehydro-4-deoxyglucarate dehydratase — encoded protein: MNPQELKSILSHGLLSFPVTDFNAQGDFHQAGYIKRLEWLAPYGASALFAAGGTGEFFSLAASEYSQVIKTAVDTCATSVPILAGVGGSTRQAIEYAQEAERLGAKGLLLLPHYLTEASQDGVAAHVEAVCKSVKIGVVVYNRNVCRLNADLLEKLAERCPNLIGYKDGLGDIELMVSIRRRLGDRFSYLGGLPTAEVYAAAYKALGVPVYSSAVFNFVPKTAMDFYNAIAREDHATVGKLIDDFFLPYLDIRNRKAGYAVSIVKAGAKIAGYDAGPVRTPLTDLTAEEYEMLAALMDKMGPQ
- a CDS encoding MFS transporter — protein: MQATKKTHVRYLILFMLFLVTTINYADRATIAIAGSSLQKDLGIDAVTLGYVFSAFGWAYVAGQIPGGWLLDRFGSKNVYAFSIFTWSLFTLLQGFVGGLPVAWAVVTLFTLRFLVGFAEAPSFPGNARIVAAWFPTAERGTASAIFNSAQYFATALFAPIMGWIVFTFGWEHVFVVMGVLGILFSFVWMKTIYNPKQHPRISQSELEHIEQNGGLVDMDQKRGNDGPKWGYIKQLLTSRMLLGVYLGQYCINAITYFFLTWFPVYLVQERGMTILKAGIIASLPAICGFIGGVLGGVLSDWLLRRGNSLTFSRKLPIVCGLLLSTTMVFCNYVEAEWMVVGFMTLAFFGKGIGALGWAVVADTSPKQIAGLSGGLFNTFGNIASITTPIVIGYIISATGSFKWALVYVGANALVAVFSYLVIVGPIKRIELRDDAPKPQAEPAANGGLASSRH
- a CDS encoding Ldh family oxidoreductase translates to MSAPSTGSVVRVPFTELQNLLQAIFQRHGCSEAVARVLAHNCASAQRDGAHSHGVFRIPGYVSTLASGWVDGQATPKVNDVAAGYVRVDAAGGFAQPALAAARELLVAKARNAGIAVLAIHNSHHFAALWPDVEPFAEEGLVALSVVNSMTCVVPHGARKPLFGTNPIAFAAPCAEHDPIVFDMATSAMAHGDVQIAARAGQQLPEGMGVDANGEPTTEPKAILEGGALLPFGGHKGSALSMMVELLAAALTGGNFSWEFDWSGHPGAKTPWTGQLIIVIDPSKAEGERFAQRSRELVEQMQAVGLTRMPGERRYREREVAEEEGVAVTEQELQGLKELLG
- a CDS encoding amino acid ABC transporter ATP-binding protein, translated to MTASLSLASLAPEPDPRPVLIRIEGLNKHYGAFQVLHNIDLQVREGERIVLCGPSGSGKSTLIRCINRLEVAQQGNIQVDGIDLAATTREAAQVRSDIGMVFQHFNLFPHMSVLDNCLLAPTSVRGLSRKDAEERARMYLSKVGIESQAHKYPSQLSGGQQQRVAIARALCMKPRIMLFDEPTSALDPEMVAEVLDVLVQLAGTGMTMLCVTHEMGFARQVAERVLFLEGGQIIEDSPPQVFFSQPRTERAKAFLAQILH
- a CDS encoding FAD-binding oxidoreductase; the protein is MHCQTLVLGAGIVGVCTALHLQARGRQVVLIDRDEPGSGTSHGNAGLIERSSVIPYAFPRQLGALVRYGLNRQPDVRYSLAHLPKAAPWLWRYWRQSAPGRLAGAAADMLPLVSRCIEEHDALIEAAGLEGLVQAKGWIEVFRDPALFEQAKTDAKGLSRYGLQFEILECGQLQAREHQLDTTVVGGIHWLDPKTVNNPGALTRGYAALFLQRGGQFLHGDARSLRQANGQWRVESRRGPITADEVVACLGPQSADLFSGLGYPIPLAIKRGYHMHYSTRDGATLEHSICDTQGGYVLAPMARGVRLTTGIEFDASNAPGNQIQLGRCEALARKLFPALGERLDDTPWLGRRPCLPDMRPVIGPAARHPGLWFNFGHAHHGLTLGPVSGRLVAELITGERPFTDPAPYSATRFD
- a CDS encoding transporter substrate-binding domain-containing protein; its protein translation is MNKTMALVGACALLLTGAASAETLRFATEGAYPPFNYVDADNKLHGFDIDITHALCEQMKVECTLVAQDWEGIIPALMARKYDAVVASMIDTAERRKKIAFTDHYYRTPLTVAVAKDSKIDSAQTDFVGYTVGAQSSSTQAIYAEDVYGKAGADVKLYPTMDEANADLAAGRLDGVIADKFPLHEWMTKNGGDCCKILGDVAETKADAAIAVRKDDEALRQRLNTALQQIVANGTYQKIASKYFAFDIYN
- a CDS encoding MurR/RpiR family transcriptional regulator gives rise to the protein MSQPIKQRLENSLEGAAASGRQIATYMLANLHELPFQTSASIAAKLGVSESSVGRFCRSLGYAHLKALKQDLQNNLGDGPWLVGDRLQDYRQNQDASDNAGSLELEIAALMRVHEYRQSPTWHSVAQRLASKPRVFIAGFQTERGIAMCMSHLLQYLRDGVQLVDISAGHFGEVLLGRAEDSALVVFEARRYSRHALQLCQKAREAGIAVTLVTDTFCDWADANADEVFRIPTEFNLFWESTSTMLSWVHLMVNEVCKKLGPDVEKRLEATAALHNEFVGYTSWPTGKQQ
- a CDS encoding ABC transporter permease subunit (The N-terminal region of this protein, as described by TIGR01726, is a three transmembrane segment that identifies a subfamily of ABC transporter permease subunits, which specificities that include histidine, arginine, glutamine, glutamate, L-cystine (sic), the opines (in Agrobacterium) octopine and nopaline, etc.), with the protein product MSFEQLLALVLDPDLLERYGPRFLDGLLVTAKLVAISFSLGAVLGLLLALARMSRSLLLQRMAAGYVYFFRGSPLLAQLFLLYYGLGSLKGFWQDVGLWWFFREAWFCTLLAFTLNTAAYQAEIFRGSLMAVAPGQHEAARALNLKRSTTFFKVILPQSLLVAIGPLGNELILMIKASAIASLVTIYDLMGVTKLAFSRSFDFQIYLWAAVLYLVIVELVRRLLKHLEGRLGRHLN
- a CDS encoding ABC transporter permease subunit (The N-terminal region of this protein, as described by TIGR01726, is a three transmembrane segment that identifies a subfamily of ABC transporter permease subunits, which specificities that include histidine, arginine, glutamine, glutamate, L-cystine (sic), the opines (in Agrobacterium) octopine and nopaline, etc.), whose translation is MLDQLSLLSFASGGWGQALLAGALVTVSLALACLPIGLPLGLVVALAARSRKRLPRAWATTFSTVFRGLPELLTLLIIYYGCQIAAQKILAAMGYEGEFLINTFLAAMVAFSLVFAAFSSEIWLAAFKTLPKGQLEACSALGLSKRTGFFKVLLPQLTRIALPGLSNNWLSLLKDTSLVSTISLVDLMRQTNLAVSVTKEPMFFYGVACVGYLLFAALSGRVFAFIERRSNRHLQGARA